From Stenotrophomonas maltophilia, a single genomic window includes:
- a CDS encoding AAA family ATPase gives MNLPPPMPETVPPPPAPASSRLHAAFSQLRDALSAEIVGQSALVERLLIALLADGHLLVEGAPGLAKTTAIRALAARLETDFARVQFTPDLLPADLTGTEIWRPQEGRFEFVPGPIFHPILLADEINRAPAKVQSALLEAMGERQVTVGRHTYALPSLFLVMATQNPIEQEGTFPLPEAQLDRFLMHVRIGYPDQAAESEILRLARERARGALGEAAPAPEKLPMQDVFAARREVLDLHMAPALERYLIELVLASRDPSRYDAGLGRRIAWGASPRGSIALERCARARAWLAGRDFVTPDDVRAVAADVLRHRVLPSYEATAEGWDGERLVQELLARVPAP, from the coding sequence ATGAACCTGCCTCCGCCGATGCCCGAAACCGTCCCGCCGCCCCCCGCGCCGGCCAGCTCCCGCCTGCACGCCGCCTTCAGCCAGCTGCGCGATGCGCTGTCAGCCGAAATCGTCGGCCAGTCTGCGCTGGTCGAGCGCCTGCTGATCGCGCTGCTGGCCGACGGCCACCTGCTGGTGGAGGGGGCGCCGGGGCTGGCCAAGACCACGGCGATCCGCGCGCTGGCAGCACGGCTGGAAACCGACTTCGCGCGCGTGCAGTTCACCCCGGACCTGCTGCCGGCCGACCTCACCGGCACCGAGATCTGGCGCCCGCAGGAAGGCCGTTTCGAGTTCGTGCCCGGCCCGATCTTCCACCCGATCCTGCTGGCCGATGAAATCAACCGTGCGCCGGCCAAGGTGCAGTCGGCGCTGCTGGAAGCGATGGGCGAACGCCAGGTCACCGTGGGACGCCACACCTACGCGCTGCCGTCGTTGTTCCTGGTGATGGCCACGCAGAACCCGATCGAGCAGGAAGGCACCTTCCCGCTGCCGGAAGCACAGCTGGATCGCTTCCTGATGCATGTGCGCATCGGCTACCCGGACCAGGCGGCCGAATCGGAAATCCTGCGGCTGGCCCGTGAGCGTGCCCGTGGCGCATTGGGCGAAGCCGCGCCGGCGCCGGAGAAGCTGCCGATGCAGGATGTGTTCGCGGCCCGTCGCGAAGTGCTGGACCTGCACATGGCGCCCGCGCTGGAACGCTACTTGATCGAACTGGTGCTGGCCTCGCGCGATCCGTCGCGCTACGACGCCGGCCTCGGTCGCCGCATCGCGTGGGGCGCAAGCCCGCGAGGTTCCATCGCGCTGGAACGCTGCGCACGTGCGCGCGCCTGGTTGGCGGGCCGCGATTTCGTCACGCCCGATGACGTGCGCGCGGTCGCCGCTGATGTGCTGCGCCATCGCGTGCTGCCCAGTTACGAAGCCACAGCCGAAGGCTGGGATGGCGAGCGCCTGGTGCAGGAGCTGCTGGCCCGCGTGCCGGCACCCTGA
- a CDS encoding pilus assembly protein PilP, with protein MRTYIARGAMALAVLLLAACGRGVTSTPGDAPNLEKWVEGERARPAQPLEPLPVMQQFETFEYSAQGMRDPFTDAWTNPQQGNGGLRPDPNRRKEPLEGFPLDALDMVGTIGTGAGVVALVMGPDKVTYRVRPGGYLGQSDGRITAVFEDRVELIELVPDGAGGWLERPATLSLEDQ; from the coding sequence ATGCGCACGTACATCGCACGCGGTGCAATGGCGTTGGCGGTCCTGTTGCTGGCCGCCTGCGGCCGCGGCGTGACCAGCACGCCCGGCGACGCCCCCAACCTGGAAAAGTGGGTGGAAGGCGAGCGGGCTCGGCCGGCGCAGCCGCTGGAGCCGCTGCCGGTGATGCAGCAGTTCGAGACCTTCGAGTATTCGGCGCAGGGCATGCGTGACCCGTTCACCGATGCCTGGACCAATCCGCAGCAGGGGAATGGCGGATTGCGTCCGGATCCGAACCGGCGCAAGGAGCCGCTGGAAGGCTTCCCGCTGGACGCACTGGACATGGTCGGCACCATCGGCACGGGTGCAGGCGTCGTCGCGCTGGTGATGGGGCCGGACAAGGTGACCTACCGGGTGCGCCCGGGCGGTTACCTGGGACAGAGCGACGGGCGGATCACGGCGGTCTTCGAAGACCGCGTGGAGCTGATCGAACTGGTGCCGGATGGTGCGGGCGGCTGGCTGGAACGGCCGGCAACGCTCTCGCTTGAAGATCAATGA
- a CDS encoding pilus assembly protein PilM: MGLIPKSQSPLVGVDISSTAVKLLQLSRSGNRFRVEHYAVEPLPPNAVVEKNIVEVEAVGEAIRRAMNRSGSKAKLAAAAVAGSAVITKVIPMPAELDENDMEAQIELEAVNYIPYPIEEVNLDFEVIGAIPNNPEMVQVLLAASRSENVELRQSALELGGLQAKVMDVEAFAVENAYALVASELPVSIDGVVALVDIGATMTTLNVLRGGRSLYSREQVFGGKQLTDEIMRRYGLSYEEAGLAKRQGGLPESYEMEVLEPFKEATVQQISRLLQFFYAGSEFNRVDHIVLAGGCAVLGGLPEMVEEQLGVPTVVANPLAQMTLGPKVNAHALAQDAPALMIATGLALRSFD; encoded by the coding sequence GTGGGGCTCATCCCAAAAAGTCAGTCGCCGCTTGTAGGCGTCGACATCAGTTCGACTGCGGTAAAGCTTTTGCAGCTGTCCCGCAGCGGCAATCGTTTCCGTGTGGAACACTATGCTGTGGAACCACTTCCGCCGAATGCGGTGGTGGAGAAGAACATCGTGGAGGTGGAAGCGGTCGGTGAGGCCATCCGCCGGGCGATGAACCGTTCAGGCAGCAAGGCCAAGCTGGCCGCTGCCGCCGTCGCCGGGTCGGCGGTGATCACCAAGGTGATCCCGATGCCGGCCGAGCTCGACGAAAACGACATGGAAGCCCAGATCGAGCTGGAAGCGGTCAACTACATTCCGTATCCGATCGAGGAAGTGAACCTGGACTTCGAGGTGATCGGGGCGATCCCGAACAACCCCGAGATGGTGCAGGTACTGCTGGCGGCGTCGCGTTCGGAGAATGTGGAGCTGCGCCAGTCGGCGCTGGAGCTCGGTGGCCTGCAGGCCAAGGTGATGGACGTGGAGGCCTTTGCGGTCGAGAACGCCTACGCCCTGGTCGCCAGCGAGCTGCCGGTGTCCATCGACGGTGTCGTCGCGCTGGTCGACATCGGCGCGACCATGACCACCCTCAATGTCCTGCGCGGCGGCCGCAGCCTGTACAGCCGCGAACAGGTGTTCGGTGGCAAGCAGCTGACCGACGAGATCATGCGCCGCTACGGCCTGAGCTACGAGGAAGCCGGCCTGGCCAAGCGCCAGGGTGGGTTGCCGGAAAGCTACGAGATGGAAGTGCTGGAGCCGTTCAAGGAAGCGACGGTGCAGCAGATCAGCCGCCTGCTGCAGTTCTTCTATGCAGGCAGTGAGTTCAACCGCGTCGATCACATCGTGCTGGCCGGCGGCTGTGCCGTGCTGGGTGGCCTGCCGGAGATGGTCGAAGAACAGCTGGGCGTGCCGACCGTGGTCGCCAACCCGCTGGCACAGATGACCCTGGGCCCGAAGGTGAACGCGCATGCGCTGGCCCAGGATGCCCCCGCGCTGATGATCGCCACCGGTCTGGCGCTGAGGAGCTTCGACTGA
- a CDS encoding PilN domain-containing protein produces MARINLLPWRAERRKQRQREFYAMLGMAAIGGLLLSLLIWFYYDRQVSGQMDRNAYLSAEIEKVKEQNKEIDRLDAQKERLLARKKVIEELQAKRSQMVHLFDALVRTIPDGVVLTALKQEGDVLTLEGRTQSNARVSAYMRNLDTSGWMTNPELSIIEAREPEKDKDGKTGPVTDIKALPYVFVVKVKLPAQSEEVAATPGLNADGTVVSAPPAAVAPLAAGPDAAAPATPAAPAAAAAANAPAPAPAAPAAAPAAAPATAPAKPNQPAAPAAKPAPKPEGSRLAQPPQAFIAPLQGDRA; encoded by the coding sequence ATGGCACGCATCAATCTATTGCCCTGGCGCGCCGAGCGGCGCAAGCAACGCCAGCGTGAGTTCTACGCAATGCTGGGCATGGCTGCGATCGGTGGCCTGCTGCTGTCGCTGCTGATCTGGTTCTACTACGACCGCCAGGTGAGCGGCCAGATGGATCGCAATGCCTATCTGTCGGCCGAGATCGAGAAGGTCAAGGAACAGAACAAGGAGATCGACCGCCTCGATGCGCAGAAGGAACGCCTGCTGGCACGCAAGAAGGTGATCGAGGAACTGCAGGCCAAGCGCTCGCAGATGGTCCATCTGTTCGATGCGCTGGTGCGTACGATTCCCGATGGCGTGGTGCTGACCGCGCTGAAGCAGGAAGGCGACGTGCTGACCCTGGAAGGCCGTACCCAGTCCAACGCCCGTGTTTCGGCCTACATGCGCAACCTGGACACCTCCGGCTGGATGACCAATCCGGAGCTGTCGATCATCGAGGCACGCGAGCCGGAGAAGGACAAGGACGGCAAGACCGGTCCGGTTACCGACATCAAGGCACTGCCGTACGTGTTCGTGGTCAAGGTGAAGCTGCCGGCACAGAGCGAGGAGGTTGCGGCGACGCCGGGCCTGAACGCGGATGGCACGGTTGTTTCGGCACCGCCGGCTGCGGTGGCCCCGCTTGCCGCAGGTCCGGACGCTGCCGCACCTGCCACGCCTGCTGCCCCGGCTGCGGCTGCGGCCGCGAATGCGCCGGCACCGGCACCGGCGGCACCTGCCGCAGCGCCGGCGGCTGCACCGGCCACTGCACCGGCCAAGCCGAACCAGCCGGCAGCACCGGCTGCCAAGCCGGCGCCGAAGCCTGAGGGAAGCCGCCTGGCGCAGCCGCCGCAGGCCTTCATCGCGCCGCTGCAGGGGGACCGCGCATGA
- a CDS encoding type 4a pilus biogenesis protein PilO, with translation MSQKIDLKNLDFNDIGNWPQKAKIVFCSVLALVIMFLAWMLLISGKREELAGLESKEVELRSEFTKQQERAVNLAPLKQQLAQMEQVLQQMLRQLPSKTEMPDLIIDISQTALSSGLANELFEPEQEQVKEFYAEKPIKLRMVGSYHQFGAFVSGVASLPRVVILTMHDINLKPKDKSKGNVRSGALELSGTVKTYRYLDETEVQAQQAAADAEAKKKGKGGKK, from the coding sequence ATGAGCCAGAAGATCGATCTGAAGAACCTCGATTTCAACGACATCGGCAACTGGCCGCAGAAGGCCAAGATCGTCTTCTGCTCGGTGCTGGCGCTGGTGATCATGTTCCTGGCGTGGATGCTGCTGATCAGCGGCAAGCGCGAGGAGCTTGCTGGCCTGGAATCGAAGGAAGTCGAGCTGCGTTCCGAGTTCACCAAGCAGCAGGAACGCGCGGTGAACCTGGCCCCGCTGAAGCAGCAGCTGGCGCAGATGGAGCAGGTGCTGCAGCAGATGCTGCGGCAGCTGCCGAGCAAGACGGAAATGCCCGACCTGATCATCGACATCTCGCAGACCGCGTTGTCCAGCGGCCTGGCCAACGAGCTGTTCGAGCCCGAACAGGAGCAGGTCAAGGAGTTCTACGCCGAGAAGCCGATCAAGCTGCGGATGGTGGGCAGCTACCACCAGTTCGGCGCGTTCGTCAGCGGCGTGGCGTCGCTGCCGCGGGTGGTGATCCTGACCATGCACGACATCAACCTCAAGCCCAAGGACAAGTCCAAGGGCAATGTCCGCAGCGGTGCGCTGGAGTTGTCCGGCACGGTCAAGACCTATCGCTATCTGGACGAGACCGAAGTGCAGGCGCAGCAGGCTGCTGCCGATGCCGAGGCGAAGAAGAAGGGCAAGGGGGGCAAGAAGTGA
- a CDS encoding type IV pilus secretin PilQ → MTFHQAKGLRPIRRSTLNRVSALGVALMLACAPALAATPAEKPAGATVAAAVAPTGLSVAKIDFKRGDDGAGRLIVQFDGQGAVPDLRTQGNSVVVDVGNARLPANLQRPMNVTDFATPVQRIDAKPSGAGTQLVLSTGGAVDSLAYQSGNEYVVEISPRQAPAAVGAVTAGSVAQAAKAVGQRGFTGKPVTFNFQDVPVRTVLQLIAEESNLNVVASDSVQGNVTLRLVNVPWDQALDIVLRAKGLDKRRDGSVIWVAPQAELAKFEQEKEDARIAIENREDLVTDYVQINYHSATQIFKALTEAKGIGGGGGNGSSGGSASQEDSGFLSSRGRIVADERTNTLMISDIPKKIARMRELIGVIDRPVDQVLIESRIVIATDTFARELGAKFGISGSRDNVYFSGDLESNRKTRLSQADTAAANAKAYRDWEAGGSVGPAPVPLLPAITRGLNFNLPAASTATPGSLALSILNAGYLLDVELSAMQEEARGEVISNPRVVTTNQREALIKQGKEIGYVTISGGGTGGVATPNVQFKEVVLELKVTPTITNDNRVFLNMQLKKDEVERLIQLQGYGTVPEINRREVNTAVLVDDGQTVVIGGVYEFTDRSSVSKVPFLGDVPFLGNLFKKRGRSKDKAELLVFVTPKVLRVAKQN, encoded by the coding sequence ATGACCTTTCACCAAGCCAAGGGGCTGCGTCCCATCCGGCGCTCTACCTTGAACCGTGTCAGCGCGTTGGGAGTCGCGCTGATGCTGGCCTGCGCTCCGGCGCTGGCTGCCACGCCGGCGGAAAAGCCGGCCGGCGCCACCGTGGCTGCGGCCGTCGCACCGACAGGCCTGTCGGTGGCGAAGATTGATTTCAAGCGCGGCGATGACGGCGCCGGCCGCCTGATCGTCCAGTTCGACGGGCAGGGTGCGGTGCCGGACCTGCGCACGCAGGGCAACAGCGTGGTGGTCGATGTCGGCAACGCCCGGCTGCCGGCCAACCTGCAGAGGCCGATGAACGTCACCGACTTCGCAACGCCGGTGCAGCGCATCGACGCCAAGCCCTCCGGCGCGGGTACCCAGCTGGTCCTGAGCACCGGCGGTGCGGTGGATTCGCTGGCCTACCAGAGCGGCAACGAATACGTGGTCGAGATCAGCCCGCGTCAGGCGCCGGCGGCAGTCGGTGCGGTCACTGCGGGCAGCGTTGCGCAGGCCGCCAAGGCCGTGGGCCAGCGCGGTTTCACCGGCAAGCCGGTGACCTTCAACTTCCAGGACGTGCCGGTGCGCACCGTGCTGCAGTTGATCGCCGAAGAATCCAACCTCAACGTGGTGGCGTCCGATTCGGTGCAGGGCAATGTGACCCTGCGTCTGGTCAACGTGCCGTGGGACCAGGCGCTGGACATCGTGCTGCGGGCCAAGGGCCTGGACAAGCGTCGCGACGGCAGCGTGATCTGGGTTGCGCCGCAGGCCGAGCTGGCCAAGTTCGAGCAGGAGAAGGAAGACGCGCGCATCGCCATCGAGAACCGCGAAGACCTGGTTACCGATTACGTGCAGATCAACTATCACAGCGCCACGCAGATCTTCAAGGCGTTGACCGAAGCCAAGGGTATCGGCGGTGGCGGCGGCAACGGCAGCAGCGGTGGTTCGGCGTCGCAGGAAGACAGTGGCTTCCTGTCCTCGCGTGGCCGCATCGTGGCCGACGAACGCACCAATACGCTGATGATCAGCGACATCCCGAAGAAGATCGCGCGCATGCGTGAACTGATCGGCGTGATCGACCGGCCGGTCGACCAGGTGCTGATCGAAAGCCGTATCGTCATCGCCACCGATACGTTTGCCCGCGAGCTGGGTGCCAAGTTCGGCATCAGCGGCAGCCGCGACAACGTGTACTTCAGCGGTGACCTGGAATCCAACCGCAAGACCCGCCTGTCGCAGGCGGATACCGCGGCCGCCAATGCCAAGGCCTATCGCGATTGGGAAGCGGGTGGCAGCGTTGGACCGGCACCGGTGCCGCTGCTTCCGGCCATCACCCGTGGCCTGAACTTCAACCTGCCTGCCGCTTCGACCGCCACCCCGGGCTCGTTGGCGCTGTCGATCCTCAACGCCGGCTACCTGCTGGACGTGGAGCTGTCGGCGATGCAGGAAGAGGCGCGTGGCGAAGTGATCTCCAACCCGCGCGTGGTGACCACCAACCAGCGCGAGGCACTGATCAAGCAGGGCAAGGAAATCGGCTACGTCACCATCAGTGGTGGCGGTACCGGCGGCGTTGCCACGCCCAACGTCCAGTTCAAGGAAGTGGTGCTGGAGCTGAAGGTGACCCCGACCATCACCAACGACAACCGCGTGTTCCTCAACATGCAGCTGAAGAAGGATGAAGTGGAGCGCCTGATCCAGCTGCAGGGCTATGGCACCGTACCGGAAATCAACCGCCGTGAAGTCAATACCGCGGTGCTGGTGGACGATGGCCAGACCGTCGTGATCGGTGGCGTGTACGAGTTCACCGACCGCAGCAGCGTGAGCAAGGTTCCGTTCCTGGGCGACGTGCCGTTCCTGGGCAACCTGTTCAAGAAGCGTGGCCGCAGCAAGGACAAGGCCGAACTGCTGGTGTTCGTCACGCCGAAGGTGCTGCGCGTGGCCAAGCAGAACTGA
- a CDS encoding DUF4381 family protein, which translates to MSANLPLRDVQLPPAPSWWPPAPGYLMIGAALLLLLLVFAFLWWQRRRRRQRWLQQFDRELAGCTDAAAELAAIAGLLRRAARQARPGSESLRDDAWWQRVDPQGTLSDARRSLLAEGAYRPRVDASEVAAVRSWSRARYLALLLERRR; encoded by the coding sequence ATGAGTGCCAACCTGCCGCTGCGCGACGTGCAGCTGCCGCCGGCCCCGTCGTGGTGGCCACCGGCACCGGGCTATCTGATGATCGGTGCCGCGTTGCTACTGCTGCTGTTGGTTTTCGCATTCCTGTGGTGGCAGCGTCGCCGCCGTCGGCAGCGCTGGTTGCAGCAGTTCGACAGGGAGTTGGCGGGCTGCACCGACGCGGCGGCGGAACTGGCGGCGATCGCCGGCCTGCTGCGTCGTGCCGCGCGCCAGGCACGTCCGGGCAGTGAATCGTTGCGCGACGACGCATGGTGGCAACGCGTGGACCCGCAGGGCACGCTGTCTGACGCACGGCGCAGCCTGCTGGCCGAGGGCGCCTATCGGCCACGCGTCGATGCCAGCGAAGTGGCCGCGGTGCGCAGCTGGTCCCGCGCGCGCTATCTGGCATTGCTGCTGGAGCGTCGGCGATGA
- a CDS encoding vWA domain-containing protein — protein sequence MNLLASYWPWPDLQLAWPLALLALPLPLLMYAWKRRADPGAALRVPYAASELEALTGGGRVDVSWLRTLLLWLGWCALCVALARPQQLGEAITPPQQGRQMMLAMDVSGSMGEGDMVLGGQAVDRLTAAKAVLADFLDRRAGDRIGLLIFGDRAYTLTPLTADLASVRDQLRDSVVGLAGRETAIGDAIGLAVKRLRSQPEGQRVLILLTDGVSNAGVLEPLRAAEVARAEGVRIHTVAFGGDGSMRVFGISISADQDPVDEATLKKIAGMTGGQFFRARDTAQLAGIYAELDRLEPIAAKGPSLRPREERYAWPLGLALLLGALAWLWPERRR from the coding sequence ATGAATCTGCTGGCGAGCTACTGGCCGTGGCCGGACCTGCAGCTGGCATGGCCGCTGGCGCTGCTGGCGTTGCCGTTGCCGCTGCTGATGTACGCGTGGAAGCGTCGCGCTGACCCCGGCGCGGCGCTGCGCGTGCCGTATGCCGCCAGCGAACTGGAAGCACTGACCGGTGGTGGCCGCGTCGACGTGTCTTGGCTGCGTACCCTGCTGTTGTGGTTGGGCTGGTGCGCGCTGTGCGTTGCGCTTGCCCGTCCACAGCAACTCGGTGAGGCTATCACCCCACCGCAGCAGGGCCGGCAGATGATGCTGGCAATGGACGTGTCCGGCAGCATGGGTGAGGGCGACATGGTGCTGGGCGGACAGGCCGTGGATCGCCTCACCGCAGCCAAGGCGGTGCTGGCCGACTTCCTCGACCGCCGCGCCGGTGATCGCATCGGCCTGCTGATCTTCGGCGACCGTGCTTACACGTTGACGCCCCTTACCGCCGACCTGGCCAGTGTGCGCGACCAGCTGCGCGACAGCGTGGTCGGCCTGGCCGGTCGCGAAACCGCCATCGGTGATGCCATCGGCCTGGCGGTGAAGCGCCTGCGCAGCCAGCCCGAAGGCCAGCGCGTGCTGATCCTGCTGACCGACGGTGTCAGCAATGCCGGCGTACTGGAGCCCCTGCGCGCGGCCGAAGTTGCCCGCGCCGAGGGCGTGCGCATCCACACCGTCGCGTTTGGCGGCGACGGCAGCATGCGCGTGTTCGGCATCTCCATTTCCGCCGACCAGGATCCGGTCGACGAGGCCACATTGAAGAAGATCGCGGGCATGACCGGTGGCCAGTTCTTCCGCGCACGCGATACGGCACAGCTGGCCGGCATCTATGCCGAACTGGACCGGCTGGAGCCGATCGCCGCGAAGGGACCCAGCCTGCGCCCGCGTGAGGAACGCTATGCCTGGCCGCTGGGCCTGGCGTTGCTGCTGGGTGCGCTGGCGTGGCTGTGGCCGGAGCGTCGCCGATGA
- a CDS encoding DUF58 domain-containing protein produces MTDPSPAPASMASEGDGLRPQLAELVALRRLAQRPPPPRRGRAGNAGQAPSPLRGRGMEYAESREYVAGDDARHIDWRVTARTGRAHTKLFQAERERVSLIVADTSPALYFGTRVRFKSVQAARAGAVAAWSAQRRGDRVGALRGSDREPPIAPAGGPRGVLRVLDALTRWYAQPPTDDLGLERALDHASRVLRPGARMLVLADPQQAARIAPVRWSALAQHHDLSLVLLVDPLELQPPSAALQFQTAQQRVGLDLRRSDVQAHWQAHFVEPLQELRRQLGARRVDVQVLSTDAPSDAWLAPSPTEVPA; encoded by the coding sequence ATGACCGATCCATCCCCGGCACCTGCATCCATGGCCAGCGAGGGCGACGGGCTGCGCCCGCAGTTGGCCGAACTGGTCGCGCTGCGTCGGCTGGCACAGCGCCCGCCGCCGCCACGCCGCGGCCGTGCCGGCAATGCCGGGCAGGCACCGTCGCCGCTGCGCGGGCGTGGCATGGAGTACGCCGAATCACGCGAGTACGTGGCCGGTGATGATGCGCGGCATATCGACTGGCGGGTGACCGCGCGTACCGGCCGTGCCCACACCAAGCTGTTCCAGGCCGAGCGCGAGCGGGTCAGTCTGATCGTGGCCGACACCTCGCCGGCGCTGTATTTCGGCACCCGGGTGCGCTTCAAGTCGGTACAGGCTGCACGTGCGGGCGCCGTTGCCGCCTGGTCGGCGCAGCGTCGAGGCGACCGCGTGGGCGCCCTGCGTGGCAGCGACCGCGAGCCACCGATCGCACCCGCAGGTGGTCCGCGCGGTGTGCTGCGCGTACTCGATGCACTCACCCGATGGTACGCGCAGCCTCCCACCGATGATCTTGGTCTTGAGCGTGCGCTGGACCACGCCAGTCGCGTGCTGCGCCCCGGTGCGCGCATGCTGGTGCTGGCCGATCCGCAGCAGGCGGCACGGATTGCGCCGGTACGCTGGAGCGCGCTGGCCCAGCACCATGACCTCAGCCTGGTTCTGCTGGTCGATCCATTGGAACTGCAGCCGCCGTCGGCCGCGCTGCAGTTCCAGACCGCGCAGCAGCGCGTTGGACTCGACCTGCGCCGCAGCGACGTGCAGGCGCATTGGCAGGCACATTTCGTTGAACCGCTGCAGGAACTGCGGCGCCAGCTCGGCGCACGCCGCGTCGACGTGCAGGTGCTGTCCACCGATGCGCCCAGCGATGCCTGGCTGGCCCCGTCGCCGACCGAGGTGCCGGCATGA